In the Hordeum vulgare subsp. vulgare chromosome 7H, MorexV3_pseudomolecules_assembly, whole genome shotgun sequence genome, one interval contains:
- the LOC123409632 gene encoding disease resistance protein RGA2-like translates to RTISVPSRPQLSNTTSLTDDRLRFIRLQAVRLLRPQPTSTYVLTSHILHTLVPLRMEALLCAAQWVVGQALAPIADGLLEAWGASKSLGLNIEALKMELLLVKATLELAGSKQICGPAMEELLGKLRLSAHCAEDLLDELDYFRIHDQIHGTYDAANQHAKGGVHDLALTARHAAKSVGKLSFISSLCCSAPSPAGHPAQVEDARRRPSRCGWPRARPRSQGNSSSAPNANQELKGCMPRLGILLPRSSSPPVCVSGQPTLCGAPQRETPLLEFNRADFSERMNIIVEQLQPVRREVTNFLQSCNPMTVPDIAKSRPITTCQSIEPKLYGRDHIVASIIHDMTKGECTSKDLTVLPIVGPGGIGKTTLIQHIYHNKVVQNHFHVVIWVCVSHSFNLNKLLEEITKKIPPVAGEKGDRPEELIAQRLISKRFLLVLDDIWKIDGDDDWKRLLLSLKTPEGKGSVILLTTRFPAIAKKVKVTNPIELNGLESEEFRKLFLAFVFDNEPFTSDQNCLLEIGYKIMEKLKGSPLAAKTVGTLLGKDLSLRHWRRVLESKEWETQNDPNDIIPALKLSYDHLPFHQQQCFSYSALFPEDYKYSAKELINFWIGMDILQPSSQNQTLEDLGLSNLHDLVAYGFFGEEKTNGCSSYVIHDLLHDLALQVASHDCIAIHHSNVGLVEIQPSIHHMSIIIDCDDALSREKLKCQLGKMKTRLNVKQLHTLMLFGPIGDFCIILGDLFSEANALRVLRLVKIPTSVESMIHNFSSLIHLRYLCLGTKKFEKEIPLPLVISRFYHLKILDLGSWRSRCYFPRNMSNLGKLCHFQTPPYEFYSDIINVGNLKFLQELKAFSVNKESEGFEPKQLEDLAELRELGIYNLENIYTKEEAATTKLMDKNHLERLTLDWDSERANIEPDVEAVVLESLQPHRYVQDLCIRWHGGFSCPTWLGDRLAVEALESLHLCGVSWEYLPPLGKMWRLVNVILKYIAALEKFVIEQSFCMLIRLELVGLESFEKWVPSEGVDHMFPVLQVLIVEDCPKLLELPFSNRFVDPKPDQDRDICWLPKLQELVIRNCPQLLLAACIPWTETLRIVSIGDIKLLGGFEYSSRSSFLIVTGKDDLQSLDEVVAFNSLTRLEELRLNKCPPLQSKHFLLLTSLKKLDVWSSEVVVDAVGGKGDVEWCHPLEHLWVEASSGFKKLTELLTHLPRLTELKIWKCEKLTRLAVEMDEEKEEDDSGLLLLPTHLSDTLECLTIVSCEQLVLVDPSGAGRGLEALRSLRWLVISACPKVLSAKNSFSCCFLPPSLQILDLYAASGMGTLEPLSNLTSLTKLKLTSCGEDLRCKGLGPLLTTGAQLRNLHVRHSPGFFDGWHPSQLQDGAGEEQQLVSPGTGSSSKLDMLWTDEVMGLLAAPICTFLSSSLTELWLFGSPCRQEMERFTKGQEEALQLLASLQELQFYYFNKLQSLPAGLHKLNNLKKLKVYSCPAVRSLPEDGLPKSLQQLEVSSCGNEMLIQECRGLVGSIAKIN, encoded by the exons CGCACCATATCTGTACCCTCTCGTCCTCAGCTGAGCAACACAACATCCCTCACCGACGACCGCCTCCGCTTCATACGCCTGCAGGCAGTCAGGCTGCTCCGGCCCCAACCCACGTCTACGTAC GTCCTCACATCACACATCCTTCATACATTGGTGCCCCTGAGGATGGAGGCACTCCTCTGCGCTGCGCAATGGGTGGTGGGACAGGCGCTGGCCCCCATTGCCGATGGTCTGCTGGAGGCTTGGGGTGCCAGCAAAAGCTTGGGTCTCAACATTGAGGCCCTTAAGATGGAGCTGCTTCTGGTGAAGGCCACCCTTGAACTCGCCGGCAGCAAGCAGATCTGTGGCCCGGCCATGGAGGAGCTGCTGGGGAAGCTGCGGCTTTCGGCACACTGTGCCGAGGACTTGTTGGATGAGCTGGACTACTTCCGCATCCACGACCAGATCCATGGCACATACGACGCGGCAAACCAGCATGCCAAGGGCGGCGTCCACGACCTTGCCCTTACTGCTCGTCACGCCGCCAAATCTGTTGGCAAGCTGTCATTTATATCTTCATTATGTTGTTCTGCTCCAAGTCCTGCAGGCCATCCTGCTCAAGTAGAAGATGCAAGACGGCGACCAAGTCGTTGCGGTTGGCCGCGTGCTAGGCCGAGGTCACAAGGAAATTCATCCTCTGCACCAAACGCCAATCAGGAGCTCAAAGGATGCATGCCCAGGCTCGGTATACTCCTCCCTCGCTCATCATCCCCACCTGTTTGTGTTTCCGGCCAGCCAACTCTTTGCGGTGcgccacaaagagaaacaccattgCTTGAGTTCAATAGGGCTGATTTCTCTGAAAGAATGAACATTATTGTAGAGCAATTGCAGCCTGTGCGTAGAGAGGTTACCAACTTTCTGCAGAGTTGTAACCCCATGACTGTCCCAGATATTGCCAAGTCTCGTCCCATCACCACCTGCCAAAGTATAGAGCCAAAATTGTATGGGAGAGACCATATCGTTGCTAGCATCATACATGATATGACCAAGGGTGAATGCACTAGCAAGGATCTAACCGTGCTTCCAATTGTTGGTCCAGGGGGAATAGGAAAAACAACTCTGATACAACACATATACCACAATAAAGTTGTGCAAAATCATTTTCATGTAGTGATTTGGGTATGTGTATCCCACAGCTTCAATCTGAATAAGTTGCTTGAAGAAATTACAAAAAAGATCCCTCCAGTTGCAGGGGAAAAGGGAGATAGGCCAGAGGAGTTGATTGCACAAAGATTAATATCTAAAAGGTTTTTGCTTGTACTAGATGACATATGGAAGATTGACGGTGACGATGACTGGAAAAGGTTACTGCTATCACTCAAAACACCAGAAGGGAAAGGTAGCGTGATTCTACTCACGACCCGGTTTCCAGCAATAGCAAAAAAGGTTAAAGTAACTAATCCTATAGAATTGAATGGATTAGAATCAGAAGAATTTAGGAAGTTATTCCTTGCATTTGTCTTTGATAATGAGCCCTTTACAAGTGACCAAAACTGTTTGCTCGAGATAGGATATAAGATAATGGAAAAACTAAAGGGCTCCCCTCTTGCTGCAAAAACTGTTGGTACATTACTGGGAAAGGACCTTAGTTTGCGTCATTGGAGAAGGGTGTTAGAAAGTAAAGAATGGGAGACACAGAACGATCCCAATGACATTATTCCTGCCTTGAAGCTTAGTTATGACCATCTTCCTTTCCATCAACAACAATGTTTCTCCTATTCCGCATTATTTCCTGAAGATTACAAGTATAGTGCCAAAGAGTTAATCAATTTTTGGATAGGAATGGATATTTTACAACCTAGTAGTCAAAACCAAACATTGGAAGATTTAGGTTTGAGCAATTTACATGATCTAGTCGCATATGGATTTTTTGGAGAAGAGAAAACCAATGGTTGCTCATCTTATGTTATACATGACCTGCTACATGATTTAGCATTGCAAGTTGCATCTCATGATTGTATTGCTATACATCATTCTAATGTAGGTTTAGTAGAAATTCAGCCATCCATCCATCACATGTCAATAATCATAGATTGTGATGATGCATTGTCCCGTGAGAAGTTAAAGTGCCAACTGGGGAAAATGAAGACAAGATTGAATGTTAAGCAATTGCATACATTGATGTTGTTTGGACCAATAGGTGACTTTTGCATCATTTTAGGTGATTTGTTTAGTGAAGCAAATGCTCTCCGTGTTCTTCGTTTGGTTAAGATACCCACTTCAGTGGAGTCCATGATACATAACTTTTCATCACTTATCCATCTACGATACTTATGTCTTGGGACAAAGAAGTTTGAGAAGGAGATACCTTTACCACTTGTCATTTCTAGATTCTATCATTTAAAGATTCTGGATCTAGGATCATGGCGTAGCCGTTGTTATTTTCCCAGAAACATGAGCAACCTTGGAAAACTGTGTCATTTTCAAACCCCACCTTATGAGTTCTATTCTGATATTATCAATGTGGGGAACCTTAAATTCTTACAAGAGTTGAAGGCATTTAGTGTAAATAAGGAGAGTGAAGGATTTGAACCCAAGCAACTAGAGGATTTGGCCGAACTGAGGGAGCTTGGCATATATAACCTTGAGAATATATACACAAAAGAAGAAGCAGCCACAACAAAACTGATGGACAAAAACCATTTGGAGAGGTTAACATTAGATTGGGATAGTGAGCGGGCGAATATTGAGCCTGATGTGGAAGCCGTCGTTCTTGAGAGCCTTCAACCACATAGATATGTTCAAGATTTGTGTATTAGATGGCATGGAGGGTTTTCTTGTCCAACATGGCTGGGTGATAGGCTCGCTGTTGAGGCTCTTGAATCTCTTCATCTGTGTGGTGTTTCTTGGGAATATCTCCCTCCTTTAGGGAAGATGTGGCGTCTTGTTAATGTAATATTGAAGTATATTGCTGCATTGGAGAAGTTTGTTATAGAGCAAAGCTTTTGCATGCTAATAAGGCTTGAGCTTGTTGGCTTGGAAAGTTTTGAAAAATGGGTTCCATCAGAGGGTGTTGATCATATGTTTCCTGTTTTGCAAGTATTGATTGTAGAAGACTGCCCTAAACTGTTGGAGTTGCCATTTTCAAACCGCTTTGTTGATCCTAAACCAGATCAAGACCGGGACATTTGTTGGCTTCCCAAACTGCAAGAGCTTGTGATACGGAACTGTCCACAACTCTTGTTAGCGGCTTGTATCCCATGGACAGAAACTCTGCGCATCGTCAGTATAGGGGATATAAAGCTACTAGGGGGGTTTGAGTACAGTTCAAGATCATCCTTTCTGATTGTTACTGGGAAGGATGATCTGCAGAGCTTAGATGAGGTGGTAGCATTCAATAGCCTGACACGTCTTGAGGAGCTGAGGCTAAATAAGTGCCCACCTCTGCAGTCAAAGCACTTTCTTCTGCTGACCTCATTGAAGAAATTGGATGTATGGAGTTCAGAAGTTGTGGTTGACGCTGTGGGAGGTAAAGGTGATGTGGAATGGTGTCACCCCCTTGAGCATCTCTGGGTCGAGGCATCATCTGGTTTCAAGAAACTGACAGAGCTCCTCACCCACCTCCCAAGGCTCACCGAGTTGAAGATCTGGAAATGTGAAAAGTTAACACGGCTGGCAGTGGAGATGgatgaggagaaagaagaagatgatTCAGGGCTGCTGCTCTTGCCTACCCATCTCTCTGACACACTAGAGTGCTTGACCATCGTTAGCTGTGAGCAACTAGTACTGGTGGACCCCAGCGGAGCAGGACGAGGGCTGGAGGCCCTGCGGTCTCTCAGGTGGTTAGTGATTTCTGCCTGCCCCAAGGTACTATCCGCCAAGAACTCTTTCTCCTGCTGCTTTCTCCCACCCAGTCTGCAGATTCTCGATCTTTATGCTGCCAGCGGCATGGGGACGCTGGAGCCCCTCTCAAAcctcacctctctcaccaaatTGAAGTTGACAAGTTGCGGAGAGGATCTAAGATGCAAGGGCCTGGGGCCTCTCCTTACCACCGGGGCACAACTCAGAAATCTACACGTACGTCACAGCCCTGGATTCTTTGATGGATGGCATCCCAGTCAGCTGCAGGATGGAGCAGGAGAAGAGCAGCAGCTTGTTTCCCCTGGTACTGGTAGTTCATCCAAACTGGACATGCTCTGGACAGATGAGGTGATGGGACTCCTTGCTGCGCCCATCTGCACcttcctctcttcctccctcACGGAGCTATGGCTTTTTGGGTCGCCCTGCCGCCAAGAGATGGAGCGCTTCACCAAGGGGCAAGAGGAGGCGCTTCAACTCCTCGCCTCCCTCCAGGAACTCCAATTCTATTATTTCAACAAGCTTCAGAGCCTCCCTGCGGGGCTACACAAGCTCAACAACCTCAAGAAATTGAAGGTCTACTCATGTCCAGCCGTCCGGTCGCTGCCCGAGGATGGCCTCCCCAAATCACTGCAACAACTAGAAGTCTCCAGCTGCGGCAATGAGATGCTAATACAAGAGTGCAGGGGGTTAGTGGGCTCCatcgcaaaaatcaattag